From Molothrus ater isolate BHLD 08-10-18 breed brown headed cowbird chromosome 8, BPBGC_Mater_1.1, whole genome shotgun sequence, a single genomic window includes:
- the PCBD1 gene encoding pterin-4-alpha-carbinolamine dehydratase, whose product MAGKAHRLSTEEREQLLPNLRAVGWNEVEGRDAIFKEFHFKDFNRAFGFMTRVALQAEKLDHHPEWFNVYNKVHITLSTHDCGGLSERDINLASFIEQVAASLS is encoded by the exons gCAGGCAAAGCCcacaggctgagcacagaggagagggagcagctgctgccaaaccTGAGAGCTGTGGGGTGGAACGAGGTGGAAGGCAGAGATGCCATCTTCAAAGAGTTCCACTTCAAGGACTTCAACCGG GCCTTTGGCTTCATGACCAGAGTGGCTCTACAGGCAGAAAAACTGGATCACCATCCTGAGTGGTTCAATGTGTACAACAAG GTTCACATCACCTTGAGCACCCACGACTGCGGGGGTTTGTCGGAGCGAGACATCAACCTGGCCAGCTTCATCGAGCAGGTGGCAGCTTCCCTCTCCTGA